The Deinococcus depolymerans genome has a segment encoding these proteins:
- a CDS encoding GAF domain-containing sensor histidine kinase: MKVVRNVLPPLIVLVVGAVEFLISLLPGGQELWAHLLFYGLVGPAVTYFSVEWIAEGTRARERAERELRDLYGQLRASHAQLGAVQALMRDLTDAADMGAVLDVAARGAVRVTGATHATLTVPGGLSGSARGETLLSAPSAALFPLRVSIPGGGALALHFDSPPTPDTESLAQALAAEVARGVEAVRQRTLDLMTLYSVDQSIRAERNMRRLLSRITRTMADRVGAEARAVFLTDQDGVLRLEYAQDRQGEVRGGGIAPPFALRVAQADGPLITTADDAGEVFPDARSVLGIPMRDDEGLVGVLMLGDARPSAFDDARVSLLALMSGQATLAVRNARAYLYSEELAISDERARIAREIHDGVAQSLAFAALKLDVVARQVHSDPARAEHEVRAATTLLREQIREVRRSIFALRPIDLERYGLLETVRRYVLDFGEQNGLRATLDISGDVHLSPGDEAVVFRILQESLNNVAKHARAQEVRVTLHGGSRVTLRVQDDGAGFDPEQVTGRVSSAGGLGLLQMRERVEARGGLYRVLSSPGHGTLVEAEMPQA, translated from the coding sequence GTGAAGGTCGTCCGGAACGTGCTGCCGCCCCTGATCGTGCTGGTGGTGGGCGCGGTGGAGTTCCTGATCTCGCTGCTGCCGGGCGGGCAGGAGTTGTGGGCGCACCTGCTGTTCTACGGGCTGGTGGGGCCGGCCGTGACGTACTTCAGCGTGGAGTGGATCGCCGAGGGCACCCGCGCCCGCGAACGGGCCGAACGGGAACTGCGGGACCTGTACGGGCAGCTGCGGGCGTCGCACGCGCAGCTGGGCGCGGTGCAGGCCCTGATGCGGGACCTGACGGACGCCGCGGACATGGGCGCGGTGCTGGATGTCGCGGCGCGCGGCGCGGTCCGCGTGACCGGCGCGACCCACGCGACCCTGACCGTGCCGGGGGGCCTGAGCGGCTCGGCACGCGGCGAGACGCTGCTGTCGGCGCCCAGCGCGGCGCTGTTCCCGTTGCGGGTGTCCATTCCGGGTGGGGGGGCGCTGGCGCTGCACTTCGATTCGCCGCCCACCCCGGACACCGAGTCGCTGGCGCAGGCGCTGGCGGCCGAGGTGGCGCGCGGCGTGGAGGCCGTGCGGCAGCGGACGCTGGACCTGATGACGCTGTACTCGGTGGATCAGAGCATCCGCGCCGAGCGGAACATGCGGCGCCTGCTCTCGCGCATCACGCGCACCATGGCCGACCGGGTGGGTGCCGAGGCCCGCGCGGTGTTCCTGACCGATCAGGACGGCGTGCTGCGACTGGAGTACGCGCAGGACCGGCAGGGCGAGGTGCGGGGCGGCGGGATCGCGCCGCCGTTCGCGCTGCGGGTCGCGCAGGCGGACGGGCCGCTGATCACCACGGCCGACGACGCCGGCGAGGTCTTCCCGGACGCCCGCAGCGTGCTGGGCATCCCCATGCGGGACGACGAGGGACTGGTGGGCGTGCTGATGCTCGGAGACGCCCGCCCGAGCGCCTTCGACGACGCGCGCGTGTCGCTGCTGGCCCTGATGTCCGGGCAGGCGACCCTGGCGGTCCGGAACGCGCGGGCGTACCTGTACTCCGAGGAACTGGCCATCAGTGACGAACGCGCCCGGATTGCCCGCGAGATTCACGACGGGGTGGCGCAGTCCCTGGCGTTCGCGGCCCTGAAACTGGACGTGGTGGCCCGGCAGGTGCACAGCGACCCGGCCCGGGCGGAACATGAGGTGCGGGCCGCGACGACCCTGCTGCGCGAACAGATCCGCGAGGTGCGCCGCTCGATCTTCGCGCTGCGTCCCATCGACCTGGAACGCTACGGGCTGCTGGAGACCGTGCGGCGCTACGTGCTGGATTTCGGCGAGCAGAACGGACTGCGCGCCACGCTGGACATCAGCGGCGACGTGCACCTGTCGCCCGGGGACGAGGCGGTGGTGTTCCGTATCCTGCAAGAAAGCCTGAACAACGTCGCCAAGCACGCCCGCGCTCAGGAGGTCCGCGTGACCCTGCACGGCGGATCGCGCGTGACGCTGCGCGTGCAGGACGACGGCGCCGGGTTCGACCCGGAGCAGGTGACGGGCCGGGTCAGCAGCGCCGGCGGGCTGGGCCTGCTGCAGATGCGCGAGCGGGTCGAGGCGCGCGGCGGCCTGTACCGCGTGCTGTCCAGCCCCGGTCACGGCACCCTGGTCGAGGCGGAGATGCCGCAGGCCTGA
- a CDS encoding M42 family metallopeptidase: MSDINREFLFRLLEVAAPSGLERRAADVWLKEAATFARTSEDHYGNAYAEIGPEDAPAIALMGHLDEIGLIVSHVNDDGFLAVLPVGGWDPQVLVGQRIRLLAPGGDVIGVIGKKAIHVMEADERSKASKLEDLWIDVGLPKEEVQSLIPVGTYGVIEQGPIMVGTRVVSRALDNRVGAFIVLEALRALKDHDLKYRVVAVGTSQEEIGCFGAQVGGYRLDPIAGVAVDVTHETKQPGVSEKKYGVAPFGSGANLTVGPMVSPVITRQMTDAAREAGIPFTLSAAGRYSGTDADALTLVRAGVPSAVVSIPNRYMHSPSEMVDERDVKACTDIIATWIRALPESPDFTRRG; encoded by the coding sequence GTGAGCGACATCAACCGTGAATTCCTGTTCCGCCTGCTTGAAGTGGCGGCCCCCAGTGGCCTGGAACGCCGCGCCGCCGACGTGTGGCTGAAAGAGGCCGCGACCTTCGCGCGGACCAGCGAGGACCACTACGGCAACGCCTACGCCGAGATCGGCCCGGAAGACGCGCCCGCCATTGCCCTGATGGGCCACCTCGACGAGATCGGGCTGATCGTGTCGCACGTGAACGACGACGGCTTCCTGGCGGTGCTGCCGGTGGGCGGCTGGGACCCGCAGGTGCTGGTCGGGCAGCGCATCCGCCTGCTCGCGCCCGGCGGGGACGTGATCGGCGTGATCGGCAAGAAGGCCATTCACGTCATGGAAGCCGACGAGCGCAGCAAGGCCAGCAAGCTGGAAGACCTCTGGATCGACGTGGGCCTCCCGAAGGAGGAGGTGCAGAGCCTGATTCCGGTCGGCACGTACGGCGTGATCGAGCAGGGCCCCATCATGGTCGGCACGCGCGTCGTGAGCCGCGCGCTCGACAACCGCGTGGGCGCGTTCATCGTGCTGGAAGCCCTGCGCGCCCTGAAGGACCACGACCTGAAGTACCGCGTGGTGGCCGTCGGCACCAGCCAGGAGGAGATCGGCTGCTTCGGCGCGCAGGTCGGCGGCTACCGCCTCGACCCCATTGCGGGGGTCGCGGTGGACGTCACGCACGAGACCAAGCAGCCGGGCGTCAGCGAGAAGAAGTACGGCGTGGCCCCCTTCGGGTCCGGCGCGAACCTCACGGTCGGGCCGATGGTCAGCCCCGTCATCACCCGCCAGATGACCGACGCGGCCCGCGAAGCCGGGATTCCCTTCACGCTCAGCGCCGCCGGCCGCTATTCCGGCACGGACGCCGACGCCCTGACCCTGGTGCGGGCCGGGGTGCCCAGCGCCGTCGTCAGCATCCCAAACCGCTACATGCACTCCCCCAGCGAGATGGTCGACGAGCGCGACGTGAAGGCCTGCACGGACATCATCGCCACGTGGATCCGGGCGCTGCCGGAAAGCCCGGACTTCACCCGCCGGGGCTGA
- a CDS encoding HelD family protein, giving the protein MIRQIEFWEDRDRQMGADLETSIILGDQAEEFAALLSPHVHQPYFGSLKVRVAGREQTLYVGKHGFRDVKGPYSVVSWDSEVGSLFYSDALGWTPRRGSAGVIKRRRQLDVHSKKLLRVTDLYDDEHGGDTGGREEVLLRRLQEDSTAGMRDVVETLQPEQNAAMRAPAGTPVIIQGAAGSGKTTIGFHRLTWMTNPDRGVHRARPEACMVLMPNRVLAAYAARILPELGIERVVVTTPEAWATGLLGLEKLEVTDRTLSLLLTDRDNTRRALAWRKAKLLGDARMLDVVRTHLWGKFNAGLAGQSIRESIEVRGREPVTLHFTEAELAAMLRDVFAADPLAGYRAGMRRAIETEALSRLNVPEGEEAGVLRQLSAPLTTFLGRVFASTTPITEARRLLGSAESLAASGLLTDREIQLLLTDPLSGIPTPRRANADVTELPVMLAVQAFTGGIGRLDGRTLEPFDHVVLDEAQDYSPLLYALLGRATRPGHITALGDLNQGMHGYKGPSSWEAVQAQLPGAQVLTLGRTYRSTRQITELGARIAATYNRAAAVQGVDRDGADVQRYVAPADAPHGELPLIAQAVKEAQAAGHKNIAIVTRRGVDADRLAEALREFDTDAQPITTQEHRFRGGLVILPVNLAKGLEFSAAIVASANAQTYDESTEYERRLLYVSASRALHWLGLVSAGELHPLIA; this is encoded by the coding sequence ATGATCCGCCAGATCGAGTTCTGGGAGGACCGGGACCGGCAGATGGGCGCGGACCTGGAAACCAGCATCATCCTGGGTGATCAGGCCGAGGAGTTCGCGGCGCTGCTCTCGCCGCACGTGCACCAGCCGTACTTCGGGAGCCTGAAGGTGCGCGTGGCGGGCCGCGAGCAGACGCTGTACGTCGGCAAGCACGGCTTCCGGGACGTGAAGGGACCGTACTCCGTGGTCAGCTGGGACAGCGAGGTGGGCAGCCTGTTCTACTCGGACGCGCTCGGCTGGACGCCCCGCCGGGGCAGCGCCGGGGTCATCAAACGCCGCCGGCAGCTGGACGTGCACAGCAAGAAACTGCTGCGCGTGACCGACCTGTACGACGACGAGCACGGCGGCGACACCGGCGGCCGCGAGGAGGTGCTGCTGCGCCGCCTGCAGGAGGACAGCACCGCCGGGATGCGTGACGTGGTCGAGACCCTGCAACCCGAGCAGAACGCCGCCATGCGCGCCCCCGCCGGGACGCCCGTGATCATTCAGGGCGCGGCGGGTTCCGGGAAGACCACCATCGGCTTCCACCGCCTGACCTGGATGACCAACCCCGACCGGGGCGTGCACCGCGCCCGCCCGGAGGCGTGCATGGTCCTGATGCCCAACCGCGTGCTGGCCGCGTACGCTGCGCGCATCCTGCCGGAACTGGGCATCGAGCGGGTCGTGGTGACCACCCCGGAAGCCTGGGCGACCGGCCTGCTGGGGCTGGAGAAACTGGAGGTCACGGACCGCACCCTGAGCCTGCTGCTGACCGACCGGGACAACACCCGCCGGGCGCTCGCGTGGCGCAAGGCGAAACTGCTGGGCGACGCCCGCATGCTGGACGTGGTCCGCACGCACCTGTGGGGCAAGTTCAACGCGGGCCTCGCCGGGCAGAGCATCCGCGAGAGCATCGAGGTGCGCGGGCGCGAACCGGTCACGCTGCACTTCACCGAGGCGGAACTGGCCGCCATGCTGCGCGACGTGTTCGCCGCCGACCCCCTGGCCGGATACCGCGCCGGGATGCGCCGCGCCATCGAGACCGAGGCCCTGTCGCGCCTGAACGTCCCGGAAGGTGAGGAGGCGGGCGTGCTGCGGCAACTGTCCGCGCCGCTCACGACCTTCCTGGGCCGCGTGTTCGCCTCGACCACGCCCATCACCGAGGCCCGCCGCCTGCTGGGCAGCGCCGAGTCCCTGGCCGCCAGCGGCCTGCTGACCGACCGTGAGATTCAACTGCTGCTGACCGACCCGCTCAGCGGCATTCCCACGCCGCGCCGCGCGAACGCGGACGTCACCGAACTGCCCGTCATGCTGGCCGTGCAGGCCTTCACGGGCGGCATCGGGCGACTGGACGGCCGCACCCTGGAACCCTTCGATCACGTGGTGCTGGACGAGGCGCAGGACTACTCGCCGCTGCTGTACGCGCTGCTGGGCCGCGCCACCCGCCCCGGTCACATCACGGCGCTGGGCGACCTGAACCAGGGCATGCACGGCTACAAGGGCCCCAGTTCCTGGGAGGCCGTGCAGGCGCAACTGCCGGGCGCGCAGGTGCTCACGCTGGGCCGCACGTACCGCTCGACGCGGCAGATCACGGAACTCGGGGCGCGGATCGCCGCGACGTACAACCGCGCCGCCGCCGTGCAGGGCGTGGACCGCGACGGCGCCGACGTGCAGCGCTACGTGGCCCCCGCCGACGCCCCGCACGGGGAACTGCCGCTGATCGCGCAGGCCGTCAAGGAAGCGCAGGCCGCCGGTCACAAGAACATCGCCATCGTCACGCGGCGCGGCGTAGACGCCGACCGCCTTGCCGAGGCCCTGCGGGAATTCGACACGGACGCCCAGCCCATCACCACCCAGGAGCACCGCTTCCGGGGCGGACTGGTCATCCTGCCCGTGAACCTCGCCAAGGGCCTGGAATTCAGCGCCGCCATCGTCGCCAGCGCCAACGCGCAGACGTACGACGAGAGCACCGAGTACGAACGCCGCCTGCTGTACGTCTCGGCCAGCCGCGCCCTGCACTGGCTGGGACTGGTCAGCGCCGGCGAATTGCACCCGCTGATCGCCTGA
- the apaG gene encoding Co2+/Mg2+ efflux protein ApaG encodes MYSPSRSEGPDSAFPDIQVQVQSRYLPEHSTPERHLFVYVIRIENRSDLTWQLLARHWDIMDATGRVTRVDGEGVVGEQPVLAPGGTFVYDSFVTLDAAPGHMGGHYVMQDAWGSQVQVPVPAFALSLPGRTLN; translated from the coding sequence ATGTATTCACCCAGCCGCTCCGAAGGGCCGGACAGTGCCTTTCCCGACATTCAGGTGCAGGTGCAGAGCCGCTACCTGCCCGAGCACAGCACCCCGGAGCGGCACCTGTTCGTGTACGTGATCCGCATCGAGAACCGCAGCGACCTGACCTGGCAGCTGCTGGCACGCCACTGGGACATCATGGACGCCACGGGCCGCGTGACCCGCGTGGACGGGGAGGGCGTCGTCGGAGAGCAGCCGGTCCTGGCGCCGGGCGGGACCTTCGTGTACGACTCGTTCGTGACGCTCGACGCCGCGCCCGGGCACATGGGCGGCCACTACGTGATGCAGGACGCCTGGGGGTCGCAGGTGCAGGTGCCGGTCCCGGCCTTCGCCCTGAGCCTGCCGGGCCGGACCCTCAACTGA
- a CDS encoding RNA methyltransferase → MNLAVVLVSPKTPGNIGSAARAMLNMGAHDLRLVAPRCDHLDSQAVAMAVHAADLLRGARVYPTLREALADRDLSVGTSARIRADLPAPQHPAQVRPLVRAAAAPALVFGPEETGLINSDLEQCQVTVRVPTGDYASLNLAQAVLLVCYEFLQGVDEQPERTRKTATREEMESMYGHLHETMRLIGYTDAVRARHTLRLWRAMLDRALMTSAETRLFRGLLRQVHWKVGDAAARGTVEARPPAGDSLPAAEPAPQDAGQDG, encoded by the coding sequence GTGAATCTGGCCGTTGTCCTTGTCTCTCCCAAAACTCCCGGCAATATCGGTTCGGCGGCGCGCGCCATGCTGAACATGGGGGCGCACGACCTGCGGCTGGTCGCGCCGCGTTGCGATCACCTGGATTCGCAGGCGGTGGCGATGGCCGTGCACGCCGCCGATCTGCTGCGCGGCGCGCGCGTGTACCCGACCCTGCGGGAGGCGCTGGCCGACCGGGACCTGAGCGTGGGCACCAGCGCCCGCATCCGCGCGGACCTCCCGGCCCCGCAGCATCCGGCGCAGGTGCGCCCGCTGGTGCGTGCGGCGGCGGCGCCGGCCCTGGTGTTCGGGCCGGAGGAGACCGGGCTGATCAACAGTGACCTGGAGCAGTGTCAGGTGACGGTGCGCGTTCCGACCGGGGATTACGCGAGCCTGAACCTCGCGCAGGCGGTCCTGCTGGTGTGCTACGAGTTCCTGCAGGGCGTGGATGAACAGCCGGAACGGACCCGCAAGACCGCCACGCGCGAGGAGATGGAGTCCATGTACGGGCACCTGCACGAGACCATGCGCCTGATCGGGTACACCGACGCGGTGCGGGCGCGGCACACGCTGCGGCTGTGGCGCGCGATGCTGGACCGCGCCCTGATGACCAGCGCCGAGACCCGCCTGTTCCGCGGCCTGCTGCGACAGGTGCACTGGAAGGTCGGGGACGCCGCGGCGCGCGGCACGGTCGAGGCCCGCCCGCCCGCCGGTGACTCCCTTCCCGCGGCTGAACCCGCCCCGCAGGACGCCGGGCAGGACGGGTAG
- a CDS encoding Nif3-like dinuclear metal center hexameric protein, whose product MSDVSASSSPASLTRGEVPRDALVAWLNTYLNVGAYPDPSLNGLQISGTDVIRRVAVSVDTSLKTLQHAADSGADLLIAHHGLFWGQPLAVTGPHRERLRTALSADLNLYVSHIPLDAHPEVGNNAMIARALTLQNLQPFGNWQGQKIGLAGELPFEQTLQDFADRVQKLTGEICLVHGGGQSPTVRRLGVLSGGGAGSVAEAAAMGLDTLLTGEPEHKHFHDAFEYGVNVVYAGHYETEVFGVRALAARLEDEFGLAWQFLHHPTGL is encoded by the coding sequence ATGTCGGACGTTTCTGCCAGCTCTTCCCCCGCTTCCCTGACCCGCGGCGAGGTGCCGCGCGACGCGCTCGTGGCGTGGCTGAACACCTACCTGAACGTCGGCGCGTACCCGGACCCCAGCCTGAACGGCCTGCAGATCAGCGGGACCGACGTGATCCGCCGCGTGGCGGTCAGCGTGGATACCAGCCTCAAGACACTGCAGCACGCCGCTGACAGCGGTGCGGACCTGTTGATCGCCCACCACGGCCTGTTCTGGGGCCAGCCGCTCGCCGTGACCGGCCCGCACCGGGAGCGGCTGCGCACGGCCCTGTCGGCAGACCTGAACCTGTACGTGTCGCACATCCCGCTCGACGCGCACCCGGAGGTCGGCAACAACGCCATGATCGCCCGCGCCCTGACCCTGCAGAACCTGCAGCCCTTCGGGAACTGGCAGGGCCAGAAGATCGGTCTGGCGGGCGAACTGCCGTTCGAACAGACCCTGCAGGACTTCGCGGACCGCGTGCAGAAACTCACGGGCGAGATCTGTCTCGTGCACGGCGGCGGGCAGTCCCCCACCGTGCGCCGACTGGGCGTCCTGAGCGGCGGCGGGGCGGGCAGCGTGGCCGAGGCGGCCGCCATGGGCCTGGACACCCTGCTGACCGGCGAGCCCGAACACAAGCACTTCCATGACGCCTTCGAGTACGGCGTGAACGTCGTGTACGCCGGACACTACGAGACCGAGGTGTTCGGCGTGCGTGCCCTGGCCGCCCGCCTGGAAGACGAGTTCGGGCTGGCCTGGCAGTTCCTGCATCACCCCACCGGCCTGTGA
- a CDS encoding TrmB family transcriptional regulator gives MSAVIHLQALGLTEYEARAYTALLALGRAVPARVARQAGIPRPKIYETLERLEGRGLAAKVGQNPLEYAPLSAREYLARARRSFDDRLGALDRDLSRLAPDPAPEAVYHLHGEAAIRSLCEDLTLNARRSLYMAGEASFADRLERLTPRGVELHRTALADLPRIAAHGQRAFLLARDGEAALIAHFIDEDGSGEAHGVHTHNPVIIHLIEGYVQLAARTTATPAATATVTND, from the coding sequence ATGAGCGCCGTGATTCACCTGCAAGCGCTCGGGCTGACCGAGTACGAAGCCCGTGCCTACACCGCCCTCCTGGCCCTCGGGCGAGCCGTACCGGCCCGCGTGGCCCGGCAGGCCGGCATTCCCCGACCCAAGATCTACGAGACGCTCGAACGCCTCGAGGGACGCGGTCTGGCCGCCAAGGTCGGACAGAACCCCCTCGAGTACGCGCCCCTCAGCGCCCGCGAGTACCTCGCCCGCGCCCGCCGCTCCTTCGATGACCGCCTCGGCGCCCTCGACCGGGACCTCTCCCGCCTCGCCCCCGATCCCGCCCCCGAAGCCGTGTACCACCTGCACGGCGAGGCCGCCATCCGCAGCCTCTGCGAGGACCTCACCCTGAACGCCCGCCGCAGCCTCTACATGGCCGGTGAGGCCAGCTTCGCCGACCGGCTCGAGCGCCTCACCCCGCGCGGCGTCGAACTGCACCGCACCGCCCTGGCCGACCTGCCCCGCATCGCCGCGCACGGACAGCGCGCCTTCCTGCTCGCCCGCGACGGCGAGGCCGCCCTCATTGCCCACTTCATCGACGAGGACGGCAGCGGCGAGGCGCACGGCGTCCACACGCACAACCCGGTCATCATTCACCTGATCGAAGGGTACGTGCAGCTGGCCGCCCGGACCACGGCGACGCCCGCCGCGACGGCCACCGTCACGAACGACTGA
- the tmk gene encoding dTMP kinase: MSAAPTPGLFLSLEGPEGAGKSTQLARLAAQLQAQGRAHTVTREPGGTPLGLRVREVLLDPALTIDPLPEFLLYSASRAQLVRNVIRPALERGEVVICDRYADSSLAYQGGGRGLNASLLRQITQEATGGLTPHLTVLLDLDPAVGLERAARRGQPDRLEQADLDFHRRVRQTFLALAAADPDRFLVLDATQDQETLADLIWQAVTRRS; this comes from the coding sequence ATGAGCGCCGCGCCCACCCCCGGCCTGTTCCTCTCGCTGGAAGGGCCCGAAGGTGCCGGGAAGAGCACGCAGCTGGCCCGCCTCGCCGCGCAGCTGCAAGCCCAGGGACGGGCGCACACCGTCACCCGCGAACCCGGCGGCACCCCGCTGGGCCTGCGGGTGCGCGAGGTGCTGCTCGACCCGGCCCTGACCATCGATCCCCTGCCGGAATTCCTGCTGTACTCGGCCAGCCGCGCCCAGCTGGTCCGCAACGTCATCCGCCCGGCGCTGGAACGCGGCGAGGTGGTCATCTGCGACCGCTACGCCGACTCCAGCCTCGCGTACCAGGGCGGCGGGCGCGGCCTGAACGCCAGCCTGCTCCGGCAGATCACGCAGGAGGCGACCGGCGGCCTCACGCCGCACCTGACGGTCCTGCTGGACCTCGACCCGGCCGTGGGCCTGGAACGCGCCGCCCGGCGCGGCCAGCCCGACCGGCTGGAACAGGCGGACCTGGACTTTCACCGCCGGGTCCGGCAGACGTTCCTGGCGCTGGCCGCCGCCGACCCCGACCGCTTCCTGGTCCTGGACGCCACGCAGGACCAGGAAACCCTGGCGGACCTGATCTGGCAGGCCGTGACCCGCCGGTCCTGA
- the dusA gene encoding tRNA dihydrouridine(20/20a) synthase DusA: protein MSAPVRPPLTLSVAPMMDWTDRHCRVFHRTLTRRTLLYTEMVTTGAIIHGDRDRHLGFDRAEHPVALQLGGSDAAALAECARMGEDFGYDEINLNCGCPSDRVSSGSFGASLMGTPDTVARAVEAMRAATRLPVTVKHRIGIDDLDSYDHLTTFVRTVEAAGCDTFIVHARKAWLSGLSPKENREIPPLRYDVVRQLKADFPHLTVVLNGGVLTLDAAQDALAWADGVMIGRAAYQDPFILARADQDVFGESTKPVTRREAIEAFVPYVAAQLEAGQPLPRMMKHTLGLFAGQPGARHWKRTLSEQGHKPGAGLEVVRAALEGVPAEVLDARPGVTEPQPA, encoded by the coding sequence ATGAGCGCCCCTGTCCGCCCACCCCTGACGCTGTCCGTCGCGCCCATGATGGACTGGACGGACCGGCACTGCCGGGTCTTTCACCGCACCCTGACCCGCCGGACGCTGCTGTACACCGAGATGGTCACGACCGGCGCGATCATCCACGGGGACCGCGACCGGCACCTCGGCTTCGACCGGGCCGAGCATCCGGTGGCGTTGCAGCTGGGCGGCAGTGACGCCGCCGCGCTGGCCGAGTGCGCCCGCATGGGCGAGGACTTCGGGTACGACGAGATCAACCTGAACTGCGGCTGCCCCAGCGACCGCGTGAGCAGCGGCTCGTTCGGCGCGTCCCTGATGGGCACGCCGGACACCGTGGCCCGCGCCGTGGAGGCCATGCGCGCCGCGACGCGCCTGCCCGTGACCGTCAAGCACCGCATCGGCATCGACGACCTCGACAGTTACGATCACCTGACGACCTTCGTGCGGACGGTGGAGGCCGCCGGGTGCGACACGTTCATCGTGCACGCCCGCAAGGCGTGGCTCTCGGGCCTGTCCCCGAAGGAGAACCGCGAGATTCCGCCGCTGCGCTACGACGTGGTGCGGCAGCTGAAGGCGGACTTCCCGCACCTGACGGTCGTCCTGAACGGCGGCGTGCTGACCCTGGACGCCGCGCAGGACGCGCTGGCCTGGGCGGACGGCGTGATGATCGGCCGCGCCGCGTACCAGGACCCGTTCATCCTGGCCCGCGCCGACCAGGACGTATTCGGCGAGAGTACCAAGCCCGTCACGCGCCGCGAGGCCATCGAGGCCTTCGTGCCGTACGTGGCCGCGCAACTGGAGGCGGGCCAGCCGCTGCCGCGCATGATGAAACACACCCTGGGCCTGTTCGCCGGTCAGCCCGGCGCCCGCCACTGGAAACGCACCCTGAGTGAGCAGGGCCACAAACCCGGCGCCGGCCTGGAAGTCGTGCGGGCCGCGCTGGAAGGCGTGCCCGCCGAGGTCCTCGACGCCCGCCCCGGCGTGACCGAACCCCAACCCGCCTGA
- a CDS encoding glycogen/starch synthase, protein MQVVHVASEVFPFSRSGGLGDVLGVLPAVQAGLGAEVTVVSPWYADVQEAVTPLWRGVLAGVPGQPPLPEVRVGEVRRGGVRFLFVGLPAFDRAGLYHPDDVWRFSLFGRAVLPVLAQLGVRPDVLHGHDWQAGLVVAHARLAGVRSVFTVHNLQYQGRWNLMDGMGWTGLPEWAFTHQGLEFHGDVNLMKAGLVFSSQVTTVSPTYAREITTPAFGEGLEGLMRHLQGQGRLSGILNGLDQARWNPATDPDVPVFTDPRGKGAAVAALRAEFGLDGAPVLASVSRLAEQKGMDLLIGALPQLVQDWNVVVLGGGDPALEAGLREWEAHPRVVFAQGMNEPLAHRIYAGADAFAMPSRFEPCGLSQMIAMRYGTLPVVRATGGLVDTVPADVGFSFGEASAGALVAACREARAAFDDPAGWAARAARAMRLEFSWDGPAREYLGLYARVLSGAAPAVTGLVEA, encoded by the coding sequence ATGCAAGTCGTGCACGTGGCGTCCGAGGTGTTCCCGTTCTCGCGGTCCGGTGGGCTGGGTGATGTGCTGGGGGTGCTGCCTGCGGTGCAGGCGGGCCTGGGGGCGGAGGTGACGGTGGTGTCGCCCTGGTACGCGGACGTGCAGGAGGCCGTGACGCCGCTCTGGCGTGGGGTGCTGGCGGGCGTGCCGGGGCAGCCGCCGCTGCCGGAGGTGCGGGTGGGCGAGGTGCGGCGCGGCGGGGTGCGGTTCCTGTTCGTGGGGTTGCCCGCGTTTGACCGGGCGGGGCTGTACCACCCGGATGACGTGTGGCGGTTCAGTCTGTTCGGGCGGGCGGTCCTGCCGGTCCTGGCGCAGCTGGGGGTGCGGCCGGACGTGCTGCACGGGCATGACTGGCAGGCGGGGCTGGTGGTGGCGCACGCGCGTCTGGCGGGGGTGCGGTCGGTGTTCACGGTGCATAACCTGCAGTACCAGGGCCGCTGGAACCTGATGGACGGCATGGGCTGGACGGGTCTGCCGGAGTGGGCGTTCACGCATCAGGGACTGGAGTTTCACGGGGACGTGAACCTGATGAAGGCGGGGCTGGTGTTCTCGTCGCAGGTGACGACGGTCAGTCCGACGTACGCGCGGGAGATCACCACGCCGGCGTTCGGGGAGGGGCTGGAGGGACTGATGCGGCACCTTCAGGGGCAGGGGCGGTTGAGCGGCATCCTGAACGGGCTGGATCAGGCGCGGTGGAATCCGGCGACCGATCCGGACGTGCCGGTGTTCACGGACCCGCGCGGGAAGGGCGCGGCGGTGGCGGCGCTACGCGCGGAATTCGGACTGGACGGCGCGCCGGTCCTGGCGAGCGTCAGCCGGCTGGCCGAGCAGAAGGGCATGGACCTGCTGATCGGGGCGTTGCCGCAGCTGGTGCAGGACTGGAACGTGGTGGTGCTGGGGGGCGGCGATCCGGCGCTGGAGGCGGGCCTGCGGGAGTGGGAGGCGCATCCGAGGGTGGTGTTCGCGCAGGGCATGAACGAGCCGCTCGCGCACCGCATCTACGCCGGTGCGGACGCGTTCGCGATGCCCAGCCGCTTCGAGCCGTGCGGGCTGTCGCAGATGATCGCCATGCGCTACGGGACCCTGCCGGTGGTCCGGGCGACGGGGGGACTGGTGGACACCGTGCCGGCCGACGTGGGCTTCTCGTTCGGGGAGGCGTCGGCGGGGGCGCTGGTCGCGGCGTGCCGGGAGGCGCGCGCGGCGTTCGACGATCCGGCCGGGTGGGCGGCGCGGGCGGCGCGGGCGATGCGGCTGGAGTTCAGCTGGGACGGCCCGGCGCGCGAGTACCTGGGGCTGTACGCGCGGGTCCTGAGCGGCGCCGCGCCGGCCGTGACGGGCCTGGTGGAGGCGTGA